Below is a genomic region from Hyphomicrobium nitrativorans NL23.
TTCCTACGACGACGATCGGCTCGTTCCCGCAGACGGAAGCGGTGCGCAAGGCGCGTGCCGCCTTCAAGCGGGGAGAGATGGATGCGCCGTCTTACGACGCGTTCCTTATGACCGCGACCGAGGACGCGGTGCGTCGGCAGGAGGAGATCGGGCTCGACGTGCTCGTTCACGGCGAGTTCGAGCGCAACGATATGGTCGAGTATTTCGGGGAGCAACTTGCGGGCTTCGCCTTCACGCAGAACGGCTGGGTGCAGTCTTACGGCTCGCGCTACGTCAAGCCGCCGATCATTTTCGGCGACGTCTCGCGCCCGCATCCGATGACGGTGGCATGGTCGAGCTACGCGCAGTCGCTGACCGAGAAACCGATGAAGGGTATGCTCACAGGACCCGTGACGATCCTGCAGTGGTCGTTCGTCCGTGACGACCAGCCGCGTTCCGAGACGTGCAAGCAGATCGCGCTCGCCATCCGCGACGAGGTGTCCGATCTCGAACGTGCCGGGATCCCGATCATCCAGATCGACGAGCCGGCGCTGCGCGAGGGGCTTCCGCTCCGGCACGCCGATTGGGAGGCCTATCTCGCGTGGGCGGTGGATTGTTTCCGGCTGGCTGCCGCCGGTGCCGGCACAGAAACGCAGATCCACACGCATATGTGCTATTGCGAGTTCAACGACATCATGCCGTCGATTGCGGCGCTCGATGCCGACGTGATTTCGATCGAGACGTCGCGGTCGGATATGGAGCTCCTGGAGAGCTTCTCCGGTTTCAAGTATCCGAACGAAATCGGACCCGGCGTCTACGACATCCATTCGCCGCGGTGCCCGCATACGCAGGATATGTCGGCGCTTCTCGGCAAGGCGCGCGAACATCTGGCGCCGGATCAGATCTGGGTCAACCCCGATTGCGGTTTGAAGACGCGGCGGTGGTAAGAGGTGCTGCCTGCGTTGAGAAACATGGTGGCCGCGGCGCGGGAGGCGCGTGGCGGCAGAGGTTGACCCCTGGCTTACAAAGCCAAGTCTAAGCGCATGAGATCGGAGGTGCCGGCGACAGGATCGGCGGCACTTTTTCGTCGTGCTGTCGTTTGCTGCACGCAGCCTGTCATGTCCAAGCGGTGTGCCTGCGCGCTCGGCGCTACGCCTCAGCAGCTAAGATCGCTGGTGGAGGGCCGGTTTCGTGTTGGACATCGCCGTTTTGAGACGCCGGAGGAGCATCTGGGGCGGAGCACCCGGAGCACATTTGCTCCCGCTGCTTCAACTCCAAACGTGGCGGCATAAATTATTGTTTCTTATGTAATAATCTAGCTTGGCTCCGCGGGTAGGATTCGAACCTACGACCGTCCGATTAACAGTCGGATGCTCTACCACTGAGCTACCGCGGAATGTCTCTGAACGCGTCAGAGAGCCGGGCTCATAGCAGATGGTTGCGCCGGGGGCCAGAGGGTAGGCGAAAAAAGTCTGCGGCGAAGCGGGTCATCCCGTGGGAAGGTGCCGTTTCACGGGCTTGGTGCGCGTGCCCCTCATATTGCCGCGGCCGAGATCTTTGGCCTAGGCCCCAAATCCAATCAGGATGGCCTCCCGACGCGAGGGGTTTTGTGCGGCTGGCAGGAGCGAGGTTGCAGCGCACCTCATGATTTGCAGGATCTTGCGACGCGCTGGAAGCACGCCGCCGGCATGAAGCGCTCGACCGATGCGCAAGCATCGCTCTTCGCGCTTCTCCTCGCCCTCGGCCCATCTCGTCTCAATCGTGACGGCATCCTGATTGGATTTGGAACCTAGTGAGACGACGCGGCGCCGATGCCGATGCCGGTCTCCGAGCGGATGAACTGATCCTCGAAGGCGGCGCGCTCCTTTGCGGCGCGGGCGCTCCCGTCGAGCTTCGAGACGATGTAAATGCCGAGGAAGGCGATCGTCATCGAGAACAGGGCCGGGCTGTCGTAGGGGAAGAGCGCTTTCGGGAAGCCGAAGGTGTTGACCCATACGGCCGGGCTCAAGAGCACCATCGTCACGGCCGATACGAGGCCCAGGAAGCCGCCGACGACCGCGCCGCGTGTCGTCGTCCCGCTCCAGACGATGCTCATCAGGAGCACCGGAAAATTGCAGCTTGCGGCGATTGCGAACGCCAGGCCGACCATGAACGCCACGTTCTGGTTTTCGAACACGTAGCCGAGGAAAATCGCGACGATGCCGATGACGACCGCAGAGATGCGCGAAATGCGCACTTCGGTCGCTTCCGTGCTGCGGCCCTTGGCGAAGATGCTGGCGTAGAGATCGTGACTGATGGCGGACGCGCCGGCGAGCGTCAGGCCCGCGACCACGGCCAGGATGGTCGCGAAGGCGACAGCGGAGATAAAGCCCAGGAAGAGCGAGCCGCCGATGGCGTGCGAAAGATGGACGGCCGCCATGTTCGTGCCGCCGATCATGGTGGCCAGCGGGTCGAAGGTGCCGTCCGCGCCAGCGCGGAAATAGGCGGGGTCGCTCATCAGAAGTGTGATGGCGCCGAAGCCGATGATGAAGGTGAGAATGTAGAAATAGCCGATCAGTCCAGTTGCGTAGAAGACGGATTTGCGGGCTGCCTTGGCGTCTTTCACGGTGAAGAAGCGCATGAGGATGTGGGGCAGGCCCGCCGTGCCGAACATCAGCGCGAGCCCGAGCGAGATCGCCGAGATCGGATCGGACACGAGCTTGCCCGGCGAGAGGATGGCGAGGCCGTCGGGGTGGATGTCGGTTGCCGCGCGAAACATCGCGTTGGGCGAAAAGCCGAAGTTGGCGAGCACCATGACCGCCATGAACGTCGCGCCGCCGAGCAGCAGGCAAGCCTTGATGATCTGCACCCACGTCGTCGCCACCATGCCGCCCGTCGCGACGTAGGTCACCATCAGCGCGCCGACAGCTATCACGGCGTAAAGATAGGGAAGGCCGAACAGCAGCTCGATCAGCTTGCCGGCGCCGACCATCTGGGCGATCAGGTAGAACGCGACGACCGTCAGTGTGCCGATGGCGGAGAGCGTGCGGATGGGTCCCGCTTCGAGGCGATAGGCCACGACGTCGGCGAAGGTGTAACGGCCGAGGTTGCGCAAGCGCTCGGCGATCAGGAACAGCACGATCGGCCAGCCGACTAGCCAGCCCACGGAGTAGATGAGACCGTCGAAGCCGGACGCGAAGACGAGACCGGAGATGCCGAGGAAGGATGCGGCCGACATGTAGTCGCCGGCGATGGCGAGGCCGTTCTGGGTGCCGGTGATACCGCCGCCCGCGGTGTAGAAGTCGGATGCGGAGCGGACACGGCTCGCGGCCCAGCGGGTGATGACGAGCGTGACGGCCACGAAAATCAGGAACATGACGACGGCAGGGATGTTCACGAGGCGGCCCTCGCGACGATGCTGTCGATCCTGGCGTCGAAGTCGCTGTTGGCGCGGTGGGCGTAGAAGCCGGTGAGCGCTACCGCCAGGACGATGGTGCCGACGCCTGCCGCGATGCCGACGGTCATGGTGCCGTCTCCGATGGGACGGGCAAGGAGGCCGGGGGCGAAGGCCACGAGCAGGATGAAGCCGAAATAGACGGCCAATGTCACGGCCGAGAGAACCCAGGCGAGGCGCGTGCGCCGCTTTACGACAGGGTAGAATTCTGGGTCGCGCTTGACCTTCTCGATCATCGCGGCGGTATCCGTTAGCATTTGGGCCCGTTCCCCCGATTGGCAGCCTTGCCGGCAGGCCGGTGGCTCTCATCTCGTCATTGGCCGAAAGATTAGCGGATTGGAGCCTGAGCGAAAGCTGTTCCTTGGGAGGCTGTCCCAAGAATTGTCGCGCGGGCGTGCCGCGCGCACAGGCCACGGCTCGGCTCTCAACATGATGGGCGTACTTGGAAATTTTGGAGGCCACGGCCGGAATCGAACCGGCGTATACGGATTTGCAGTCCGCTGCGTCACCACTCCGCCACGTGGCCTCTCGATGGACGTCGGCAAAAGGAGGTGGTGGGCTCCTTTTCATGTCCGGTTGCGCGTTCGAAGGACGCGATCCGAAGATCTTCCCGTCTCGGCGCCGCACGCATCTATCATATAGACAAAGGCTAGGACAAGCTCAGGGTTTATCCGGAGCGGAGGAGCGGGCTATCGGGAACGGGAAATGGAGGATGCGTGCGGCCCGGCCGTGGCGGGACAAGCTGGAGGCTGCGGCCCGGCGCGCCAAACGCGATGGCGTGGCGCTCTATCTGGCGGCCCGCGATCCGCGTGTGTCCTGGGTGGTCAAGGCGC
It encodes:
- a CDS encoding cation acetate symporter; this translates as MFLIFVAVTLVITRWAASRVRSASDFYTAGGGITGTQNGLAIAGDYMSAASFLGISGLVFASGFDGLIYSVGWLVGWPIVLFLIAERLRNLGRYTFADVVAYRLEAGPIRTLSAIGTLTVVAFYLIAQMVGAGKLIELLFGLPYLYAVIAVGALMVTYVATGGMVATTWVQIIKACLLLGGATFMAVMVLANFGFSPNAMFRAATDIHPDGLAILSPGKLVSDPISAISLGLALMFGTAGLPHILMRFFTVKDAKAARKSVFYATGLIGYFYILTFIIGFGAITLLMSDPAYFRAGADGTFDPLATMIGGTNMAAVHLSHAIGGSLFLGFISAVAFATILAVVAGLTLAGASAISHDLYASIFAKGRSTEATEVRISRISAVVIGIVAIFLGYVFENQNVAFMVGLAFAIAASCNFPVLLMSIVWSGTTTRGAVVGGFLGLVSAVTMVLLSPAVWVNTFGFPKALFPYDSPALFSMTIAFLGIYIVSKLDGSARAAKERAAFEDQFIRSETGIGIGAASSH
- a CDS encoding DUF485 domain-containing protein; translation: MLTDTAAMIEKVKRDPEFYPVVKRRTRLAWVLSAVTLAVYFGFILLVAFAPGLLARPIGDGTMTVGIAAGVGTIVLAVALTGFYAHRANSDFDARIDSIVARAAS